A stretch of Manis javanica isolate MJ-LG chromosome 1, MJ_LKY, whole genome shotgun sequence DNA encodes these proteins:
- the TDRD15 gene encoding tudor domain-containing protein 15 — protein MDSTTLLPTFFDVDLTISHIECFPKDILVKFQGRNNIECEFDYHILQREIQHVPKVKGNVDIDEFCLVEERASGEWQRGRVVGKKNELYTVLLIDRGEELRVRGTQVASACGNLFELPPQVVFGVFANILPIEEKWFPKALNYFKSLVGLQVKGCVQAILPLQMILLEVPKIMSQVLELQLGRLTDGDSFRLIVEMLKEFPQQIPDLSKPRRPELPLSSNDNLLDTHHVLDNLQPSLSVGGIESVKVSSALSPSKFYCQLTKWMPELENLTVCMTLHYDIVSQENSSTCDNFGLFCVAKRRNGQWHRGILQHLLPDNQVKIWFMDYGSSEAIPSIHVKKLKQDFILVPLFSFPCSLTYLHSPDRDARKFQLSIFKQALLGKIVYAHIDWFNKDEHLYYVTLQTQESVVNKCPLKTLGTQVLCPVSDSKLSNMFRKTGASGKNSFAVESFIGNTEQSIDFLNKKDTLNVSLPIKTVEMEIETVYVAWVAYVLNPSNFWVRTNEHQSEFEDLMKNINKFYDLCENDDLILRNPESGLFCCARYSKDRCFYRAVVTEINGHKINVYLLDYGNTDSIPFFDVKILLPEFCELPALAMCCSLAHLFPVEDLWVKAAIDYFKKIVSNKAILLQVIAKKDDKYTVKMQSIEASENSDVVSLMLQARYAEYWEVEPEYYPESLSEYSVLNIKSKNKVKIKQVLSSLLEGPKPENYYSNKLKEGNLSSLKSPAVNFSDIKNPFTLSVGLDSPCTYKEYIFKPGTVLEVKCSCYYGPGDFSCQLQCKLDDLKLLMEQIQNYYSSHSDPYQVGQIACVAKYSKDGKWYRAAVLTQVLKKEVDVVFVDYGYQERVLFKDLCAINPHFLFLEGQAFRCSLNHLVEPISCKLFSWTRKACRDFGAFISSSRGSLTCVIYALVLIHPNSLCNLVELQSPFTSAKEFLINHGSAQYNTSSKPFPSSVSLYSYCYSSFNIKIGSEEEIYISHIYSPKNFYCQLGRNYKDLEMIETKITEFSNLKNCSKYDPSKMRLCISKYTDDGFFYRALVMPTDSLSDFLVYYVDFGNKQLVKGSMLRAISDEFPELLFIPMQAIKCFLSDLRDVDIPAEINSWFEDNFLGKPLKAIVSSRESDGQLGVELYDGYEHVNQKIKMLLHTCREKHCNQAHCVGKGYKIDKRLPVSLKGKVENDHHNTINKTSLVTHFESKIDQLMNPTGIYARFLKPSVCYNIEPVSENKMKSLNDGLKNTDVNIIPESAHVLDERDVGQKSVKVVPQSCIRALNQPASQNPCNITRPQIKDLPPPKIDLNAKVKGYVSNISNPASFHIQLAENENVIIKLTEALNESRANIAKERKSVKFMVGDLVVAEDSGAKTMYRAVIKKILSESSFEVEFIDYGNTAVVDTSKIFELKREFLTIPQLGIHSFLSGLKWNDPDKIWDSKTVDYFASRVTNKTVSCEFLQKHEQKWEVNVICAKKCIINELLKWTACSKLQKTAVQMPQVGSKKMSPGKNKKNRKSRGSEGSVILQPSSQQLVSIPFEELKPGQLEKAKILYFSKSGVFYVKLSKKKKKLSDLTVLMTEVKKPSLSVENIEKGLDCLAKSNKTLKWYRSKVEKKYVDEKVLVFLVDHGRYEIVPLCNIKVLIDEVRNIPVQAVPCKWVWFENFRNMPFESIVCLFADLEINILFLKYLDSAWEVEILVDGLSLLEYLYLNTVHVQENKLGSSEIFHVKSQTPVLSCAVRSFTWARLQNGRHYSGMATAVSDPSDFCVQLEDFFDTMKSLFILLSDLPENLQTVSQEHLIPGSSCLFKYEMEDQWNRVEISEVSDQSLLLLLIDYGFSVYIPSSDIKHLKVVPEELLNFPRLSYPCILHGILPAQGKHWNEEAQSFFQDFLSKPGLIFHLREYSFETKLKVDVFHGKNNLADMLVASGLAVYSKGSDHLDAVTTTGSNKTCYKLQSKPVCPVLDQNCYKRENTSCTCTEKQKLRQKTIKRKDVFKNLLRKSRMSKRLYSRKLTLRKEVDRGKQSPEYRCIGYVYSNFILETT, from the coding sequence aTGGATTCTACGACTCTGTTACCAACATTCTTCGATGTGGATCTGACAATATCACATATAGAATGTTTTCCCAAGGACATTCTGGTGAAATTTCAAGGCAGAAATAATATTGAATGTGAGTTTGACTACCATATATTACAGAGGGAAATCCAGCATGTTCCAAAAGTAAAAGGTAATGTGGACATTGATGAATTTTGTTTGGTAGAAGAGAGAGCATCTGGAGAATGGCAGAGAGGAAGAGTCgtgggaaagaaaaatgaactctACACAGTGCTCCTCATAGATCGTGGCGAAGAGCTCAGAGTCAGAGGTACACAGGTCGCTTCAGCCTGTGGCAACTTATTTGAGCTACCACCGCAGGTAGTATTTGGTGTTTTTGCCAACATACTACCAATTGAGGAAAAATGGTTTCCAAAGGCTTTGAATTATTTCAAGTCATTAGTAGGACTCCAAGTGAAAGGTTGTGTACAAGCTATTTTGCCTCTTCAAATGATTCTTCTTGAAGTGCCAAAAATTATGTCCCAGGTTCTTGAATTACAGTTAGGAAGACTTACTGACGGGGATTCCTTTCGTCTTATTGtggaaatgttaaaagaattcCCACAGCAAATACCAGATTTATCAAAACCTAGAAGACCTGAATTACCTTTAAGTAGTAATGATAACTTACTTGATACTCACCATGTCCTGGATAATTTGCAGCCGTCTTTGTCAGTAGGCGGTATTGAAAGTGTGAAGGTATCATCTGCATTGAGCCCAAGTAAATTTTATTGTCAACTGACTAAATGGATGCCAGAGTTAGAAAACTTGACAGTGTGTATGACTTTGCATTATGACATTGTCAGTCAAGAAAACAGTTCCACGTGTGATAATTTTGGGCTATTTTGTGTTGCCAAAAGGAGAAACGGACAGTGGCATAGAGGAATTCTCCAGCATCTCTTGCCCGATAATCAAGTGAAAATTTGGTTTATGGATTATGGCAGTAGTGAGGCTATTCCTTCAATTCATGTAAAGAAACTAAAACAGGATTTTATTTTAGTaccattattttcatttccatgctCTCTGACATATTTACATAGTCCAGATAGAGATGCAAGAAAATTTCAACTGAGTATATTTAAACAAGCCTTATTAGGAAAAATAGTATATGCACACATTGATTGGTTCAATAAGGATGAGCATTTGTATTATGTAACACTACAGACTCAAGAGTCTGTGGTTAATAAGTGTCCACTGAAGACTCTAGGCACCCAAGTACTTTGTCCAGTGTCTGATTCAAAACTCTCGAATATGTTCAGAAAGACAGGTGCTTCTGGTAAAAACAGCTTTGCAGTTGAGAGTTTTATTGGAAATACTGAACAGTCGATAGACTTTCTAAATAAAAAAGACACTTTGAATGTAAGTCTTCCTATTAAAACTGTAGAAATGGAGATAGAGACCGTCTATGTAGCTTGGGTAGCGTATGTTCTAAACCCATCAAATTTCTGGGTACGAACTAATGAACATCAAAGtgaatttgaagatctaatgaaaaatataaacaaattttatGACTTGTGTGAAAACGATGACTTGATTCTGAGAAATCCAGAATCTGGATTATTTTGTTGTGCTAGGTACAGCAAAGACAGATGTTTTTACAGAGCTGTTGTTACTGAAATTAATGGTCATAAGATTAATGTTTACCTTTTGGATTATGGGAATACTGATTCCATACCATTTTTTGATGTAAAAATTTTGCTTCCAGAGTTCTGTGAACTGCCTGCCTTAGCCATGTGCTGTTCACTTGCACATTTATTTCCTGTTGAAGATTTATGGGTAAAGGCAGcaattgattattttaaaaaaattgtctcgAACAAAGCAATTTTGCTTCAAGTTATAGCAAAAAAAGATGACAAGTATACTGTAAAAATGCAGAGTATTGAAGCCTCAGAAAATAGTGATGTTGTCTCTCTCATGTTACAAGCTAGATATGCAGAATATTGGGAGGTAGAACCAGAGTATTATCCAGAATCTTTAAGTGAATATTCAGtgttaaatataaaatctaaaaacaaagttaaaattaAGCAAGTCTTATCTTCCCTTCTTGAAGGGCCTAAACCTGAAAATTACTATTCAAATAAACTAAAAGAAGGAAACTTGTCTTCATTAAAGTCCCCAGCTGTTAATTTCTCAGATATAAAAAATCCTTTCACCTTGTCTGTGGGACTTGACTCACCATGTActtataaagaatatatatttaaaccaGGCACAGTCCTTGAAGTTAAGTGTTCTTGTTATTATGGCCCAGGTGACTTTTCATGTCAGCTCCAGTGTAAGTTAGATGACCTAAAATTACTAATGGAACAAATTCAGAATTACTATAGCAGTCATTCTGATCCTTACCAGGTTGGGCAGATTGCTTGTGTGGCTAAGTATTCCAAAGATGGGAAATGGTATAGAGCTGCTGTTTTGACTCAAGTATTGAAAAAAGAAGTTGACGTAGTATTTGTTGATTATGGTTACCAGGAAAGAGTTTTATTTAAAGATCTTTGTGCTATTAACCCACATTTTCTCTTCTTAGAAGGCCAAGCCTTTAGATGTAGTCTTAACCATTTAGTTGAACCCATTAGTTGTAAATTATTCAGTTGGACAAGAAAAGCATGCAGAGACTTTGgggcttttatttcttcatctagaGGGTCATTGACGTGTGTCATCTATGCCTTAGTTCTCATTCATCCAaactctttatgtaatttagtgGAGTTACAATCTCCATTTACTAGTGCAAAAGAATTTCTCATTAATCATGGTTCTGCACAGTATAATACATCATCAAAGCCATTCCCATCTTCAGTTAGTCTTTATAGTTACTGTTATTCttcctttaatataaaaattggaagtgaggaagaaatatatatatctcacataTATAGTCCCAAAAACTTTTATTGTCAACTTGGTAGAAATTATAAAGACCTAGAGATGATagaaacaaaaatcacagagttTAGTAACCTCAAAAATTGTTCAAAATATGATCCTAGTAAAATGAGATTATGCATATCTAAGTACACAGACGATGGTTTCTTTTACAGAGCTCTAGTAATGCCAACAGATTCATTATCTGACTTTCTGGTCTATTATGTGGACTTTGGAAATAAGCAGTTAGTTAAAGGAAGTATGTTGAGGGCTATTTCGGATGAGTTTCCAGAGTTGTTGTTTATACCTATGCAAGCTATTAAGTGTTTTTTGTCAGATCTTAGAGATGTAGATATTCCAGCAGAAATCAATAGTTGGTTTGAAGATAATTTCTTGGGAAAACCATTAAAAGCAATAGTATCATCCAGGGAGTCAGATGGCCAGCTAGGTGTAGAATTGTATGATGGGTATGAACATGTAAaccagaaaattaaaatgttgctTCATACTTGCAGAGAAAAACATTGCAACCAAGCGCACTGTGTGGGAAAGGGTTATAAAATAGATAAGAGACTTCCTGTTTCTTTGAAAGGCAAAGTAgaaaatgatcaccataatacGATAAATAAAACTAGTCTAGTAACACATTTTGAAAGCAAAATAGATCAGTTAATGAACCCCACAGGTATATATGCCAGGTTTTTGAAACCATCAGTTTGTTATAACATTGAACCTgtatcagaaaacaaaatgaagtctTTGAATGATGGACTTAAAAATACAGATGTAAATATTATCCCTGAATCTGCACATGTTCTTGATGAAAGGGATGTGGGCCAGAAATCGGTGAAGGTTGTACCACAGTCTTGTATCAGAGCTTTAAATCAACCAGCATCTCAAAACCCATGTAATATTACTAGACCACAGATCAAAGACCTTCCTCCACCCAAAATTGACCTGAATGCCAAAGTTAAAGGATATGTTTCTAACATCAGTAATCCAGCAAGTTTCCATATTCAGCTTGCTGAGAATGAAAACGTCATCATCAAACTTACAGAGGCTCTAAATGAAAGCAGAGCAAATAtagcaaaagagagaaaatctGTTAAATTTATGGTGGGAGATCTTGTAGTTGCAGAGGACTCTGGTGCCAAGACTATGTACAGAGCAGTTATTAAGAAAATTTTGTCAGAAAGTTCTTTTGAAGTGGAATTTATTGACTATGGCAACACTGCAGTAGTAGACACATCTAAAATTTTTGAACTTAAGAGGGAATTCTTAACTATTCCTCAGCTGGGAATCCATTCTTTTCTCAGTGGATTAAAGTGGAATGATCCTGATAAAATATGGGACAGCAAAACTGTGGATTATTTTGCTTCAAGAGTAACTAACAAAACAGTTTCTTGTGAATTTTTGCAAAAGCATGAGCAGAAATGGGAAGTAAATGTAATTTGTGCTAAAAAATGTATCATTAATGAGCTACTGAAATGGACAGCATGTTCAAAACTACAGAAAACAGCAGTGCAAATGCCTCAGGTTGGCTCTAAAAAAATGAGCCCTGGTAAAAATAAGAAGAATAGAAAATCACGTGGATCTGAAGGTTCTGTAATCCTTCAACCATCCTCCCAACAGCTGGTTAGTATTCCTTTTGAAGAGCTAAAACCTGGACAACTTGAAAAGgctaaaatactttatttttcaaaaagtggGGTATTTTATGTGAagttatctaaaaagaaaaaaaaattatcagattTAACAGTCTTAATGACTGAAGTTAAGAAACCCTCTTTATCAGTGGAAAATATTGAAAAAGGCTTAGACTGCCTGGCAAAATCTAATAAAACTTTGAAATGGTATCGATCCAAAGTAGAAAAAAAGTATGTTGATGAGAAAGTACTTGTTTTTTTAGTGGATCATGGTAGATATGAAATAGTGCCTTTATGTAATATCAAGGTGCTTATTGATGAAGTCAGAAATATTCCAGTGCAAGCTGTGCCTTGTAAATGGGTTTGGTTTGAAAATTTTAGGAATATGCCATTTGAATCCATTGTGTGTTTATTTGCAGATTTGGAAATAAACATCCTTTTCCTGAAATATTTAGACTCTGCCTGGGAAGTAGAAATTTTGGTAGATGGCCTGTCACTTTTGGAATATTTATACCTAAATACAGTTcatgttcaagaaaataaacttggATCTTCAGAAATTTTCCATGTGAAATCTCAGACTCCTGTTTTATCTTGTGCAGTAAGGTCATTTACTTGGGCACGACTCCAGAATGGTAGACACTATTCTGGGATGGCCACTGCTGTTTCTGATCCATCGGACTTTTGTGTTCAGTTAGAAGATTTTTTTGACACAATGAAATCTCTCTTTATACTGCTTTCTGATCTGCCAGAAAACTTACAAACAGTATCTCAGGAGCACTTAATTCCTGGTTCTAGCTGTTTGTTCAAATATGAAATGGAAGATCAGTGGAATAGGGTAGAAATTTCTGAAGTCTCTGATCAGTCTTTACTTCTTCTGTTGATTGACTATGGATTTTCTGTTTACATACCTTCTTCAGATATAAAACATCTTAAAGTTGTTCCTGAGGAACTTTTGAATTTTCCAAGGCTGAGTTATCCTTGTATCTTACATGGCATCTTACCTGCGCAAGGGAAACATTGGAATGAAGAAGCTCAAAGTTTTTTTCAGGATTTCCTAAGTAAACCTGGCTTAATTTTTCATCTTAGGGAATATAGTtttgaaacaaaactgaaagtaGATGTCTTTCATGGGAAAAACAATTTGGCAGATATGTTAGTTGCATCTGGTCTTGCAGTATATTCTAAAGGTTCAGATCATCTTGATGCAGTTACTACTACTGGATCTAACAAAACCTGCTATAAATTGCAGAGTAAGCCTGTTTGCCCAGTGTTAGATCAAAATtgttataaaagagaaaatacaagttGTACATGCACTGAGAAACAAAAGCTAAGACAGAAAACTATAAAGAGGAAAGATGTCTTTAAGAACCTCTTAAGGAAAAGCCGTATGAGTAAAAGATTATATTCTAGGAAGTTAACGCTGAGGAAGGAGGTTGATAGAGGAAAACAATCCCCAGAGTACCGTTGCATTGGATACGTGTACAGCAACTTCATTTTGGAAACTACCTAA